ATGCATTATTAGCAAAAGAGGTACCGTGGAGTCGGCAGTCAGTGCGTGATACTATGCGGAAATTATTCGAGGTAAAGAAGGGAGTAATATCAAGTCAATTGCAGAAGGCAGTCACAAGGATTAGCTTTAGCTTTGACCTATGGACTTCTCCAAACCGGTATGCTTTCCTTGGCCTGCACGCCCACTATCTCGACGCCTCCTATCAAGTCCAATCGCGACTCCTTGCTCTACGCCGTGTATGGGGATCTCATTCCGGAGACAACCAAGCAGCGACAATATATGATATCTTGGGCGAGTATGGGATACGAGATAGGACTGGCGCGGGTGTCTGCGATAACGCCTCATCCAATGATACATGCTTGGCGAGCCTCTATCGTCAACTTTATCCTGCAATGGCGGAAGAAGATATTAGAAATCATCGAACAAGATGCTTTGGGCACATTCTTAACCTTGCAGCTCGAGCCTTTCTCTGGGGAGAAGATCCTGACTCGTTTGAGCGAGAAGCCTTCACCGAGGCGGCTTTCCAAGTTGAAGAGCGTGAGCTTCGGCTCTGGCGGAAACGGGGAGCGGTGGGCAAGCTGCATAACATCGTCCGGTTCGTCAGGGCTTCCCCGCAAGGGAGAGAGCTGATGAAATCTCTGGCTTGTGACCAGAACGACGAAGACGGCTATCAACTCTTTGAAGAGGAGCGAGCTGCCATCGACCTCGAGCTGATGCAAAATAATGAAACTAGATGGAATTCAACCTTTCTGATGATCCAGCGTGCCATTCGAAAGCGAGAGCATATTGACCATTTCATTGCATATCTCGAAACGAAGACGTCAGAGCCCCGACAGCGGGTGCCTGTCCAAGATCAGCTTTCACCACAGGACTGGCTTCTGTTGGCGGAGATACAGAGTCTACTCAAACCGCTCCATGAGATCACCATGAGGTGCCAGGGTTGGGCCAAAGAAGGACGCCACGGCGCCTTGTGGGAAGTAATGATTGGAATGGAGTACTTGCTCAATTTCTTCGAGGAACAAAACCTGATATTCTCGTCACCTGATAGTTGCATCAGTGAGCTGAGAAATTTCAGGGTCTCGGCAACCAAAAGTACGACTCCCTAATTCGTCTTCGttctcttcaagcttctttGACTAACGGTTTCTCAGGATCTAGCGCTCAACGAATTGAGCAGGGCCGCGGACGAGAGAAACACTTGCCACAGCACGCTCGAGAGGAATACACTGATGTAGTTTTGCAAGATGagaatcttgatgatgatcacCGACGATGCGTCCAGATCTCTATTAAGAACTCGAATTCTTCCCCAAAGCCTCTTGTGGCAAAGTCGAGATCGTGTGAAGCAGAAATGGAACATTGAATAAGTCATgatccttatataattagcttCAAGTTCAAAAGCGTTTCTTGGCTTGAGGCGAACTGGACCAGCGACGAGCAACTAGTGTGGCTACGAGACGCTAAAAACAGTGTCCGGGAATTCTTTGAACAGCACTATCCACGTGAGGAGCAGCCCGAGACATCGAGGACGGTGACAGGAAAAGCGGTGCGACAAGACGAGCCCAGTCAATTTGACCAGTGGATGCAGAGCTGCGATCGGTGCatgatggaggaagaagacgaacTTGGCGTTTACATGAGGCAAGGGCCAGTGCGGCGAGAGAACTTGAACCCCGTCCTGTGGTGGAAGgatcatcaagaagaataCCCACGCCTGAGCAAGTTTGCCCTCGACATCCTGGCAATTCCTGCCATGTCTGTTGACCCTGAGCGGACGTTCAGTGTCACCAAGTTAACGGTAAGCTCGCAAAGGCACAGCATAAGCCCCGAGATAATAGAGGAGATGCAGTGTCTACGAAACCGGCTACGCCATCAAGCGATCACTATGGGTGAGGTGGTTAGCTTTGGTGGGGACTTGGTGGGTTGGGAGGGAGGGGAGgcttaatagctttattGGAGCCTCAGGTCAGCACCTTCATTTCAAGTAtatcaattcaattcaagtTAAGTAAGTTCATGGACGATTTTATTTCAAGTAATCAAGTTGGACCCCCAAACTTGACTTACTTGAATTGAAGTCAGCGCTGATCCGTGCGCACTGGCCGCCGTCAAAGTTACAAAGCACCATTAGTCCCTTCAAGTGATCATCGTGGGCTTCCAAATATGCGCGAGCGGCTTTGGCATCCCAGGTACTCTGGTTTTGACCCTGTTCTTGGAGCAGACCGTCGACCGGGGATATGCATGCTCTCAGTAGTAACTCGGGGTAGGCATCTGTTAGCTGATTGACGGGATCGGATACGAAGGAGTAGCCCGGTGTTGTCGTTGATAGATTATCTCGAATCAGCGACAAATCGAGGTGAGTAGGCTCCCAATCATACATCAAACGGGAACACGATGCTGTGACTGAGCGCAGCACTTTACAAGCCAGGCCACGAAAGTCCACCATCGAAAGTCGTTGGTTGCCATTCCAGGACAGTACCTCGCCGTCATCGCTCCAATGGAATCGGAAATTGGACCCTTGAGACCGTCGAAGAGCGTTGCCGTAAGACAAGAGACTCAAGAATTCGCCCATGGGCGATAACGTGCCATCACACATGTACTCGCGCCGGGCCGCATTGAGCCTTCGCAGCAGCCCGTGACGCGGTGGGCGTGCAATACCACCGTAGATACGGGAGAAATGAGGCAGCACGGCTTCGAGAAAGACCAACCGAGAACAGTATATAAGTCTCGCTAGGACAGGGGTGAACCGGTGAGGAGGGAGGTATTCGTTGCCGTTAGGGGTTGACAGCCCGCGTACAGCACTGAAGTACACTAGCATCGTCGAGCTCGCGAGCCCACCTTCAAAGTCCTCGGCGATAGCAAAGTAACAAAAGCGCAGTAAGACGTCGGCCGCGGGGTCTTGGGAGAGTTGCTCCTGGTTGTCCAAAGACCAAGCGGAAGTCGACTCGGCGTCAGAGAGATCATCTGCTTCTATAGCCACACTACTCTGGCTGTCATATTCCGATGTATCGTGTCCATCACTCTCCTCACATTCACTTTCGTCCTCgccttcatcctcttcatcaccataatcatcatcatcattctcctcttcttcacccCCATCATCTCCACTCTCATGATCATTCATACTCTACCCTCCATCCTGGTTATCTGTACGGTCCATATCAGCAGGCTCCTCAGACTGCCAGACACCATCCACCCAGAGCTCACGAAGAGCTCTAAACTGATGTCTGTTCAACCCTCGCCCTGTAATTGCCCGCATAGTTGTCGGTAATAGTCGGGACAGTCGAAGCCAGAAGCAGATAAAGCGCTTTAGTTCCTTCCGGTAGACCTTCTCAGAAGACGGCTTTGCCACCAGCTCGAAGGGCGCTTTGTAGGGGCGGTCTGGGAACCTGGAACgaagccatcttctcagGCATACATCGGTCCTCCGAACGGTCTCGCCGCATTGGTCGAGGAGGCGATCAAGCGCTACCATCATCGATGCCAATTTTCGTTCGTCTCGCGCTAGGCTATAGATTACTTCTTCTCCCTGGATACCCAGGGGCATAGGCTGGTTGGTCCTACAATTAGGTAACTCCGTAAGCGCAACAAGGATATTACGACGTGTATCTTGGAACATCGTTTCCCAGCCAGTACGCCGCATCCAATTCGTCTGTAAGGCGATAGATACCGGTGCTGCGCTGTCATATCGTCTCGTACGGCCTCCTTCTACACCCCCTAATCTTGCACACTCATCAGCAAAGAGCTTTTGGGCCAGCAGCTTAACGGCGTCTGGACAAGCTTGTAAGAGAGTACTACAAGGTAGAGAGCCACGGCTAGGGTTATTGTCGGTGATAATCCATGACCTTCGGATATCGTTCGCCGACCAGCTCTGAAATGACAAGCCTTGCTGGATGTGATCACTCAGCCAGTGTCGCGTCTGTTGTCGAGCTGCGAGCTTGATGTCTTTGCTGTGCTTTGATTTGACATGGGCTAGTAAGACTTTTTCGCTGATAGAGCGAAGACCACAATGTTTACAGGCCGAACCCTTATATACCGTAAGGTATGGGTGTGGCGGCGAGCCGTTTGATCGCAGTGGAAGTGTCTCTGGGTTTGGAAGATTGAGAGAATAGATTAGTGGCTTCAAACCACGGCGGGCAGACTTAGTTATATGATGCTTGTCGCCTGGGTGACGCGGCGCGCGTGCAGGGTTAATGGCGAAGCCGCATTCGACGCAAATTATTGCTGGCTCTGGCGAATTGTAGTACAAGCCGAGACTCTCGAGCTTTTGGAGCTGACTCGGCCGCAATGTGACAATAGCATCAGTGTACGTCGCGAGACCTGTCATATTGATAAAGTTGAGAAGGCAGCAAGAGTATCAGATATCCTCTAGGAAGCCACATTTAGCCAAGAATAAAGAGAGAGCTTGATTGCTGCTTCCTTCCTCCTAATCGACGCAACCGAAATTACTACATGCTGTAAAGTTTAAGAGCGCGGTCGTCTACATGGTTGGCACGGGCGTTCGTGGAAGAAACGCGGCGCATTTCGCGTTCTCGGTTTACAGGCCTAAatggaaatgcggcgcatttccAGAGGGGAAATTCGGGGTAAGAAAATGGAGATTCTGATTGGTGCAGAAgtggaaatgcggcgcatttctGCTCTACATGCTTGATTAGGGGTGTGAGCCAATGAAAGACCGCGAATTTCCACTTTCACCGAAAGTGAGCCGGATAAAAGGGGTGTAGCAGGCGGCATCCTGTTGCCTAGACGATCGGCAGACTGAACATGAGTACAAGAGACCGACTCTTGCCGCTCCTTTAGAAAGAAAATCAAGTGCTCATTTGATCTTGGCTGTCCATCCGTACATGCGAGAGGTAGCATCTTAGCATTTTGCATCGTGATAGTGGCCCACTTAGCTTTGCGCCGCCTTCATGATGTTCAGTAGCTTGATCGTTTTTTTTGGAGGCGCCCTAACTCAGCTCGTGCTCTCATAAGCTGATCCCTCGCTATCATCCACATTAGAGGCGCAGAGCTCGAGCCTTCGGAATGTCACAGGAAAAAGACGCCGATGGGTGTCGCATAATGATTCAAAAAATCGGATGGGAGGAGAGATGCCAGCTTGTTCCAAGGTACAGAATCCCAGTTGTTCATCAATTAAAGCAAGGACCGCAGTCTCATACTCAATTTCTTCCGCATCTGGGTGTTTGATAAGTTTAGTAACAATCTCAAGATCGGTCTCACTGTTGCTCAATACCCGGTCTTTCTTAGGAATGCCTGTTATGCCAGCTTCACGATAGTATTGCGCAATCCTTGGCGCAAAGTCAGGCGACCGTGATGGAATTCGGTGACATTTTAGAGTCCTCACTCTTTCACGCAACAATCCCGATGCTGTTTCCATGGTCAAAATGAAGCGTATTTTTGCTGACGGATTTTGAAGTCTTGAATAGAGCTCCTGAGCATCCGGGCCTCTCAAGATTGTCTGGGCGAGGCCGCTGGTAGGCCCGGATAAGAGGTACAACAGTAGAAACTGCAGGTTTACCTCATATAGAACGCAAATGTTGCCGAAACCCATGATAGGTTTCTCTAGATTCGACACTGAGGAAGGTATTCCCATCTCATCTTGCTGGAAGCCCCCAACCAGTAGAACTGTCGCATTCAAGTCCTGGCAAACCTTTGCCATACTTGTTCCCACTTTTATAATCTCACAAAGGCGCTCGTTGTGCGATTCCCAGCCATTCTTAGTAGAATCATCGTCACTGCCGCTTTGAACAGGACAATATGCTCTACAAGAGAGAAATGCCAGAAGGAGATTGGTGAGAGCTGTTCCTTTTCTCGCGAAGGGGGTCTCATAACAATGGATACTATGGTTAACGCCATAATCGTGTGGGTCAGCACCTAATGAAAGCAATGCGTTGACAAGTCTCGTTGATGGCACCCTATCTCCAATGGGTTGATCGGGGATCCACCCATTGCGCAAGATATCGGTAGCCAAGCGAGTTGAAGCTTCCCTTGTGAGGCTCGATATAACGAATTCATCGAATTGAGAATACCCTATCAAGTTACTCAAGAATGGAACTTGAGGATCCCACGGATACTCATTGGATCGGATCAGCTGCTTGTCGTAAAGGGGCTTCATGATATCAAGCATGTTAATAGCGACTTCTAGTCCCCTACTTCCTTCGAGTTCTGATAatttgatgatcttgtcgaagATGCTGTCGGCTTTTGTTATAATCCCCCAATGGGTGTTACAGGTAACAAGAAGACAGAGTAAACCGTTAAAAAGGCGGGTATGCATGACTGTTTCGGACAGGGACCCCCATCCTAGGATACTTCGGCCAGCTTCCGTGTCTCTCAAGAAGTCGTGGGCCGTGCGATGGATAAATGATATGCGGCTCAATGCCGGATCGACGGTGTTGCGTACATCTTCGGATGTGAAATCATCCGTGGTAAAGGGCTGGACTGATTGTGGCTCAATCTGTAAGAGCCCTGCGCAACGTGTGAGTATAGAGCGTTTTGTCTCATCGCATAACTGTCGAATTCGCGCAAGGCCCATCCTGTCTGAGCTTCTGA
The Fusarium oxysporum f. sp. lycopersici 4287 chromosome 15, whole genome shotgun sequence DNA segment above includes these coding regions:
- a CDS encoding hypothetical protein (At least one base has a quality score < 10); protein product: MTGLATYTDAIVTLRPSQLQKLESLGLYYNSPEPAIICVECGFAINPARAPRHPGDKHHITKSARRGLKPLIYSLNLPNPETLPLRSNGSPPHPYLTVYKGSACKHCGLRSISEKVLLAHVKSKHSKDIKLAARQQTRHWLSDHIQQGLSFQSWSANDIRRSWIITDNNPSRGSLPCSTLLQACPDAVKLLAQKLFADECARLGGVEGGRTRRYDSAAPVSIALQTNWMRRTGWETMFQDTRRNILVALTELPNCRTNQPMPLGIQGEEVIYSLARDERKLASMMVALDRLLDQCGETVRRTDVCLRRWLRSRFPDRPYKAPFELVAKPSSEKVYRKELKRFICFWLRLSRLLPTTMRAITGRGLNRHQFRALRELWVDGVWQSEEPADMDHDGGEEEENDDDDYGDEEDEGEDESECEESDGHDTSEYDSQSSVAIEADDLSDAESTSAWSLDNQEQLSQDPAADVLLRFCYFAIAEDFEGGLASSTMLVYFSAVRGLSTPNGNEYLPPHRFTPVLARLIYCSRLVFLEAVLPHFSRIYGGIARPPRHGLLRRLNAARREYMCDGTLSPMGEFLSLLSYGNALRRSQGSNFRFHWSDDGEVLSWNGNQRLSMVDFRGLACKVLRSVTASCSRLMYDWEPTHLDLSLIRDNLSTTTPGYSFVSDPVNQLTDAYPELLLRACISPVDGLLQEQGQNQSTWDAKAARAYLEAHDDHLKGLMVLCNFDGGQCARISADFNSSKSSLGVQLDYLK